CATGCAAACTGTGAATTGCCAACAGGCCTTGTTCCACTTTTTCGTGAGGGAGCCTCGCTTCGTTCCCACTACAATCTAATTTAATTCCCGGAAACGTTAAAACCGGAGAACGTCCCTCAGTGTTTTCCGGTGCCATAGGCACCCCCACAGTCTcacaaaatgccaaaaatttttGAAGGCTAGTTTTACATGCGTCGAAGGACTCTGCCGCAATTAAAAAATCATCCAGAATGTGAATAATATGTGGGATGTTGAGTTTGTTACGTGCCACCCATTCTAAAGCAGTACTAAGCTTCTCAAATGTCCTACATGAACTAGCTAGTCCCATTGGCAAGCAGCAATCTACATAATAATTACCCTTCCAGCTAGTGCATACCTAAGAGATAGCAATCAGCAGGGTTTACGTGGATGATACAGAAGGCACTCCCAACACAAGTTTTAGCCAGATGGCATTGAGGTCCTATTAGCTTAATAATTTTTACAGCATCATCCACTGATACATAATGCACTGAACATAATTCTGCTGGAATAAAGTAATTTACAGAATCTCCATATGGAAAAGAGAGATGGTGTATCATGCGATATTCACCTGGCTGTTTTTTAGGAATAACCCCCAATGAGGACACTTTCAAGTTATAGAATGGAGGCTGCACAAAAGGGGGCCCCGAATTCGACCCTCACAAATTTCTTTATACAGTTTACGGTCAACAATCTCTGGCTTCTGCAATGCTGATTGCAGGTTCAATGAAAAGGGGGGGCCATGATGTGTCCCTTGAAAATGTAAACGAAAACCATGAACAAAACCTACTAAAAGTTCCTGAGTAAATTGAGCATTATAGCCTTCTAAATAAAATGCCACCTTCTCAACCAGAACCGGTGTTGGGAGTGCTCCTGCTGTAGGAAACATTAGGTTTTTTCCCCTGTCCTGCAgattgctttggttgttggcATTTGACAATGGGGAGGGACTGCCCACACCAGAAACACTGGTGTTTAAAGGAACATCCGGGGCAATGTATTCCCCTATGAAATTTCCAACAATATCCGTTGGGAATATTGGGACCCTCATGCTTTGATCTCTTTGGATGGATAGTGGGTTTGTCTCGAAAGGAATGAGATCTTAACCAGAGCTCTGAATGAATTTGATCCCATGGGATACCCTGGGATTGCCAAAGTTTACGAAAATTCGCATGATAAAACTGCCAGTTGGCCCCCAAGGTGGCAAGCTCCCGGATGACAGAGCCATATTTCATCAGTGCAGGGGTGTCTTTCGTGGCTGGCTCCGTATAAATTGCAACATATATCTGAAATGCTGAGGTCCAGTGATCAATACTGTGCAATGTGACCCTCTTTGCATGTGGAGCAAGCACCACTGAAGGCTGTCCccccttttttgtttcaaatttgatGGTATACTGATCATCATCTGTATTGCTTATGTTACTCTTGAGTAATAGTGAAAAATCAATAAACTCATTAGCCCATATTTGGTTTTTAACTTTCTCTGGCACCAAGTTGCTCAGAGGAATTGCTTCTGAAAAGAAAGTATTCTTACTAATAGATGCATTGTCCTGTGTGCCAATCACATGGTCAAGCATTCTCTGCACAGTTCCGTGGACAGCACCTGCTGATTCGGTGGCTGGCTGAACCTCTGTAATCGAATCAATCCTGGGCAGCACACTGCTACATCCTCCTGGTACTTGCGAGTCGGGTACAAACTGGACGTGTGGGGTAGCAGCTGCTGCTCGGAGGGCTTGGGTGACTGCAGTATTGATTGCTGCAATCATTTCCAGGGTGAGTTGTCCTAGTCCACTGAGGCCAAGGACGACTGGAGGGGTTCGCTGTGATGCCTGCGGACCTGATCTCGTCTCATCAGCCGGATTTGTCCTTCTCCGTTTTGCTGCACGTTCCTGATAAGGTCGTGTAGGTGGCATTCTGTATAACAACAATCAGAATCAAGTTTTCGAAATTGCAGCCCAGGTTGTGAGAGGGCTGCTTTAGTGGTGAACTAGTGCCCATAGTGGTATCCCTACTGCAACTAGTGCAGGAAAATAGGCCAGAGGAGAGCCGTGGCTACCACTGCAATGTGCATATTACTGTGGCTTACTATAACACCTCAGGCAGTGTCACAGGCATACCAGATGATGCAACAGCAGAACCTGGTCATGAATGGCCAAGAGCAATGCTCCTGCCGCTATTGTTCCATGACCCCTGCTGACCAGCCAGGCTCCCAACTGCCCTTAACACAAGGGTGACTTTAATCCACACGCACCCATaacagagaaaaataaattattgtagggCACACAGTCAAGGATGACATTAATCCACATGGACCGATAGTCACCAAACATTTAAGTTATTGCAATGCAAACCCTAAGGGTGACTTTAATCCACACGCACCCACaacagagaaaaataaattattgtagggCACACAGTCAAGGATGACATTAATCCACATGGACCCATAGTCACCAAACATTTAAGTTATTGCAATGCAAACCCTAAGGGTGACTTTAATCCACATGCACCCACTacagagaaaaataaattattgtagggCACACAGTCCAAGGTGACATTAATCCACATGGACCCATAGTCACCAAACATTTAAGTTATTGCAATGCAAACCCTAAGGGTGACTTTAATCCACATGCACCCACTacagagaaaaataaattattgtagggCACACAGTCCAAGGTGACATTAATCCACATGGACCCATAGTCACCAAACATTTAAGTTATTGCAATGCAAACCCAAAGGGTGACTTTAATCTACACGCACCCACaacagagaaaaataaattattgtagggCACACAGTCCAGGGTGACATTAATCCACATGGACCCATAGTCACCAAACAATTAAGTTATTACAATGCAAACCCTAAGGGTGACTTTAATCCACATGCACCCACaacagagaaaaataaattattgtagggCACACAGTCCAGGGTGACATTAATCCACATGGACCCATAGTCACCAAACATTTAAGTTATTGCAATGCAAACCCTAAGGGTGTTGTTAATCCACACGCTCccaaaacagaaaaagactATAAATtgttgaaggtaacattttactGTGACTGTAATCCACACCCCCCTAGTAGCATTACAATAAATAAGTATTGCAGTGCAAACGCTCAAGGTTGACTTTAATCCACACGCATCCCTAGCAAAAAACCCATACGAAATTACAAAGTGGGGGGGACTAGTAGCTCACCCAGAAATATGTACATCAAAATATACTAGTGAAGCGAGAGATATTTCCTCGATTGAGACAGGGCGAAGAGAATGGCT
This genomic window from Acropora muricata isolate sample 2 chromosome 2, ASM3666990v1, whole genome shotgun sequence contains:
- the LOC136903420 gene encoding uncharacterized protein; its protein translation is MPPTRPYQERAAKRRRTNPADETRSGPQASQRTPPVVLGLSGLGQLTLEMIAAINTAVTQALRAAAATPHVQFVPDSQVPGGCSSVLPRIDSITEVQPATESAGAVHGTVQRMLDHVIGTQDNASISKNTFFSEAIPLSNLVPEKVKNQIWANEFIDFSLLLKSNISNTDDDQYTIKFETKKGGQPSVVLAPHAKRVTLHSIDHWTSAFQIYVAIYTEPATKDTPALMKYGSVIRELATLGANWQFYHANFRKLWQSQGIPWDQIHSELWLRSHSFRDKPTIHPKRSKHEGPNIPNGYCWKFHRGIHCPGCSFKHQCFWCGQSLPIVKCQQPKQSAGQGKKPNVSYSRSTPNTGSG